One part of the Nitrospiraceae bacterium genome encodes these proteins:
- a CDS encoding O-antigen ligase family protein: MNLTAILILGLYALGLAAALLRHPIFGLFSYLFIFYNPPAASWWGAEIPDLRWSLLAAVVTLIATIWRASSSTGPSWFANWGVRLLFAYTLWVWIQSIWAVDISKNLEGAILFTKYLVLAYLITHIVLNEEGFEFFSWVHVVGCFMWGWIAYTTPQGGRLESIGAGDVAGSNGAAMHLTTGLFFAGIMFLTLPGSKRWVVLLMIPFLLNAFVLALSRGGFLGLLSGGVVSFYLSPRTYRKHIYAAAALAVLLLLLLAHPLFWERVGTLQTSDVSTMDVSAKGRLDLINYQWKMFLDNPLGVGHRGNEVLSPRYMPQELLEGQGVLVAEEKRIAAHNTFMAVLVDQGLPGAIMFILLITWFTVSFVHLKSLDDKGLAPLLGMYRVALGCSFVSWFVAGQFSNFMKAEVWIWILALLVALTRVSHESIKNERVNTSESSVHERNRTVAVSQVSLS; this comes from the coding sequence ATCCAATATTTGGTTTGTTCAGCTATCTCTTCATCTTCTATAACCCACCCGCAGCGTCGTGGTGGGGAGCTGAGATTCCGGATTTACGTTGGTCACTCCTTGCTGCAGTGGTCACCTTAATCGCAACGATATGGAGGGCTTCTTCCAGCACAGGTCCTTCATGGTTTGCCAACTGGGGCGTACGCCTACTTTTTGCTTATACCCTGTGGGTGTGGATTCAAAGCATCTGGGCGGTCGATATATCCAAGAATTTGGAAGGTGCCATTCTCTTTACGAAATATCTGGTACTAGCTTATTTAATTACTCACATCGTATTAAATGAGGAAGGCTTTGAATTCTTCTCCTGGGTCCATGTTGTCGGCTGCTTCATGTGGGGATGGATCGCCTACACAACTCCGCAAGGGGGTCGCTTGGAGTCGATTGGAGCCGGTGATGTTGCGGGCTCCAACGGGGCTGCGATGCATTTAACGACAGGCCTTTTCTTTGCTGGGATTATGTTCCTGACGCTTCCAGGCAGTAAGCGCTGGGTGGTATTACTCATGATTCCATTCTTGTTGAACGCATTCGTCTTGGCTCTTAGCAGAGGTGGCTTTCTCGGTCTCTTAAGCGGCGGTGTTGTGTCATTCTACCTGAGTCCACGAACATACCGAAAGCATATTTATGCCGCTGCTGCGTTAGCCGTTCTTTTACTTCTCCTCCTCGCACATCCACTTTTTTGGGAACGAGTAGGCACGCTTCAAACTTCCGATGTATCGACGATGGATGTTAGCGCGAAAGGGAGGCTCGACCTTATAAACTATCAGTGGAAGATGTTTTTGGACAATCCACTGGGAGTAGGGCACAGAGGGAACGAAGTTCTGAGTCCCCGTTACATGCCGCAGGAACTGCTCGAAGGACAGGGAGTACTGGTTGCAGAGGAGAAAAGGATAGCGGCGCATAACACATTTATGGCAGTTCTTGTTGACCAGGGGCTCCCTGGAGCTATTATGTTCATTCTGTTGATAACGTGGTTCACGGTTTCGTTCGTCCATCTAAAGTCACTTGATGATAAGGGTCTGGCTCCATTACTGGGAATGTACAGGGTAGCTCTAGGCTGTTCGTTCGTATCTTGGTTTGTGGCGGGACAGTTCAGTAACTTCATGAAGGCAGAGGTGTGGATCTGGATTCTTGCCTTGCTTGTTGCTTTGACTCGTGTCTCCCATGAGTCGATCAAGAATGAGAGGGTTAATACGTCGGAAAGCTCTGTACATGAGCGTAACCGTACTGTCGCTGTATCCCAAGTGTCGCTCAGCTAA